In Desulfovibrio sp. 86, the following proteins share a genomic window:
- a CDS encoding Crp/Fnr family transcriptional regulator → MDQALKNCDLFAHMTADEARLCLGCSGAVEEKYGRGGMVFCETDSPTRLFVLLEGSVTVGRDSADGRRAVMARIDSPGDLFGEVYVFLDQTTYGCSVQAESPVRVLAIPAKFFYSTCEKRCAMHAQIIRNMLSVFARKAFFLTRRVSLLSSGSLRRKIAALLLEHRTPDGAVNLGMNREQMADFLGVTRPSLSRELAAMRDEGLLDVRGKAIVLPHPERLKEFYDYFVP, encoded by the coding sequence ATGGATCAGGCCCTGAAAAACTGTGACCTTTTCGCACATATGACAGCCGATGAAGCCAGACTCTGTCTGGGTTGCAGCGGCGCTGTGGAGGAGAAATACGGCAGGGGGGGCATGGTTTTTTGCGAAACCGATTCGCCCACCCGTCTGTTCGTCCTGCTGGAGGGCTCCGTCACGGTGGGACGCGACAGCGCCGACGGCAGACGCGCGGTCATGGCCCGCATTGACAGCCCTGGCGATCTGTTCGGCGAAGTGTATGTTTTTCTTGATCAGACCACCTACGGCTGTAGCGTGCAGGCCGAAAGCCCGGTACGGGTTCTGGCCATACCCGCCAAGTTCTTTTATTCTACCTGTGAAAAGCGTTGCGCCATGCACGCGCAGATCATCCGCAACATGCTCTCGGTCTTTGCGCGCAAGGCATTTTTTTTAACACGCCGGGTATCGCTGCTATCATCCGGCAGTCTGCGGCGCAAGATCGCCGCCCTTCTGCTGGAGCACCGCACCCCGGACGGGGCAGTGAATCTGGGCATGAACCGTGAACAGATGGCTGATTTTCTTGGTGTAACGCGCCCGTCCCTTTCGCGGGAACTGGCGGCCATGCGTGACGAAGGGCTGCTGGACGTACGCGGCAAAGCCATCGTCCTGCCCCACCCCGAACGGCTGAAAGAATTTTACGATTATTTTGTTCCGTAA
- a CDS encoding DVU3141 family protein yields MNTNLGMSRTQRFHRLATLAAALFLTLPLAACGFGDNPQKADTPPGPVENFMILSTPGQTSVVDDVQFGQGVNVSVDEVFTSAKGENCKRGTVLAGQKEAEVVVICQDEQGRWIMAPRVWGQGISKP; encoded by the coding sequence ATGAACACAAACCTCGGTATGTCACGCACACAGCGCTTTCACCGGCTGGCCACACTGGCTGCCGCACTTTTTCTCACCCTGCCCCTGGCCGCCTGCGGCTTTGGCGACAACCCGCAGAAGGCTGACACGCCCCCTGGCCCTGTGGAAAACTTCATGATACTTTCCACTCCCGGCCAGACCTCCGTTGTGGACGACGTACAGTTCGGCCAGGGCGTAAACGTGAGCGTTGACGAAGTCTTTACCTCGGCCAAGGGGGAAAACTGCAAACGCGGCACAGTACTGGCCGGGCAGAAGGAAGCCGAAGTGGTGGTCATCTGCCAGGACGAACAGGGACGTTGGATCATGGCTCCCAGAGTATGGGGACAGGGTATCTCCAAGCCGTAA
- a CDS encoding polysaccharide biosynthesis/export family protein — MLQKHYFLAILALLTLCGAARADDNVRPYAANLFQGNFAHNKEGSVIAPGDRVVVRLWGGDLNVDRTLTVGPDGHMNLPEVGDMPAAGLAYDKLIDALRSKLSANGHPDVQIYAAPLDARPVSIFVTGGVARPGSYTGGPNDPMLSFLDKAGGLDPVRGSYRDIHLMRDGKSVANLDLYPFARKGVLPAVRLQDGDTLVVGEKGPTVTATGVVRNAALFEFPKGQATGAALIDLAEPESRASHITLNGTRNGAPYSTYLPLKDLRNLRLEDGDKVQFIADASGNTIMIEVQGAVRGASRFPVRQGARLRDVKNFIAVEPERANLDAMYIKRKSVAVRQKKAIADSLRRLEETALTASSASTDEAQIRAKEAEMVSKFVERAKAVEPEGVVVLEGGPDKADLSLEEGDIIVIPTKSDVVLVSGEVMVPQAMLWAKKKDSDDYIKSAGGLTNRADSDKILVMHQNGSVTQGGSHISAGDQILVLPKVESKSMQAVKDISQVLMQVAISARVLLGLPTL; from the coding sequence ATGCTGCAAAAACACTACTTTCTCGCCATCTTGGCGCTGTTGACCCTTTGTGGCGCAGCCCGGGCCGATGACAACGTGCGGCCTTACGCGGCCAATCTTTTTCAGGGCAATTTCGCCCACAACAAGGAAGGCTCCGTCATCGCTCCCGGCGACCGGGTGGTGGTGCGTCTGTGGGGTGGCGACCTTAACGTTGATCGCACCCTGACCGTGGGGCCGGACGGGCACATGAACCTGCCCGAAGTGGGTGATATGCCCGCAGCAGGGCTTGCCTACGACAAGCTGATTGACGCCCTGCGCAGCAAGCTGTCCGCCAACGGGCACCCCGACGTGCAGATCTACGCCGCACCCCTGGACGCCCGGCCTGTGTCCATCTTTGTGACCGGCGGCGTAGCCCGCCCCGGCAGCTACACCGGCGGCCCCAACGATCCCATGCTCAGCTTTCTGGACAAGGCAGGCGGCCTTGACCCTGTGCGCGGAAGCTACCGCGACATCCATCTTATGCGCGACGGAAAATCCGTAGCCAACCTTGACCTCTACCCCTTTGCCCGCAAGGGCGTGCTGCCCGCCGTGCGGCTGCAGGACGGCGATACGCTGGTGGTGGGCGAAAAAGGCCCCACAGTCACGGCCACGGGCGTGGTGCGCAATGCGGCGCTTTTTGAATTTCCCAAGGGGCAGGCCACCGGGGCGGCTCTCATCGATCTGGCCGAACCCGAAAGCCGCGCCTCGCACATCACCCTCAACGGCACACGCAACGGCGCGCCCTACAGCACCTATCTGCCCCTGAAAGACCTGCGCAACCTGCGTCTTGAAGACGGCGACAAGGTGCAGTTCATCGCCGACGCCTCGGGCAACACCATAATGATTGAAGTCCAGGGCGCGGTGCGCGGCGCTTCGCGCTTTCCCGTACGTCAGGGCGCGCGCCTGCGCGACGTGAAGAACTTCATTGCCGTGGAACCTGAGCGCGCCAACCTTGACGCCATGTACATCAAGCGCAAGAGCGTGGCCGTGCGGCAAAAGAAGGCCATTGCCGATTCCCTGCGCCGCCTGGAAGAAACCGCCCTCACCGCCTCTTCGGCCAGCACCGATGAAGCGCAGATCCGCGCGAAGGAAGCCGAAATGGTGTCCAAGTTTGTGGAGCGCGCCAAGGCTGTGGAACCAGAAGGCGTGGTGGTGCTCGAAGGCGGCCCGGACAAGGCCGACCTGAGCCTGGAGGAAGGAGACATCATCGTCATCCCCACCAAGAGCGACGTTGTGCTGGTCAGCGGCGAGGTCATGGTTCCCCAGGCCATGCTCTGGGCCAAGAAGAAGGATTCGGACGACTACATCAAGAGCGCGGGCGGCCTGACCAACCGCGCGGACAGCGACAAGATTCTTGTCATGCACCAGAACGGCTCGGTGACGCAGGGCGGCAGCCACATTTCGGCTGGCGACCAGATACTGGTGCTGCCCAAGGTGGAATCCAAAAGCATGCAGGCCGTCAAGGACATCTCTCAGGTGCTCATGCAGGTGGCCATTTCCGCCAGAGTGCTGCTGGGGCTGCCCACGCTGTAA
- a CDS encoding cupin domain-containing protein: protein MQRFLKNLDYATALPLAAQVAYQPGQIASKTLVQNAAVSMTLFAFDQGEEISAHTSTGDAFVLALDGQGQVSIDGQPTVLKAGEAIVMPAGHPHAVSATERFKMLLMVVFPTENQ, encoded by the coding sequence ATGCAACGCTTCCTCAAAAATCTCGATTACGCCACGGCCCTGCCCCTTGCAGCGCAGGTGGCGTACCAGCCCGGGCAGATAGCCAGCAAGACTCTTGTTCAGAACGCCGCTGTGAGCATGACGCTTTTCGCCTTTGACCAGGGCGAGGAAATCAGCGCACACACCTCCACAGGCGACGCCTTTGTCCTGGCCCTGGACGGTCAGGGGCAGGTCAGCATCGATGGGCAACCCACCGTTCTCAAGGCAGGCGAAGCCATAGTCATGCCCGCCGGACACCCGCATGCCGTCAGCGCGACCGAACGCTTCAAAATGCTGCTGATGGTCGTTTTTCCCACAGAAAATCAATAA
- a CDS encoding molybdopterin-binding protein, which produces MKTIHVHDAVGSVLCHDITRIVPGESKGPIFSKGHVVRPEDIKVLLEVGKEHLYVFEPLPGMVHENDAASRIVAATVGKNLVAGEPREGRIDLLAACDGLLRIDVPALTRINSLGEITIATLHSMQFVAKGRAVAGTRVVPLMIEEEKLRRMEASVSGPVMEVLPLAHARVGVVTTGSEVYYGRIQDAFGPVLQKKFAKLGSTVMGQTLTSDEVSMTASAIVDFLHQGADMIVVTGGMSVDPDDRTPTAIRASGAEVLSYGAPVYPGAMFLLAYATGPRGSVPVLGLPGCVMYHKASIFDLVVPRLLAGIKVTPEDVAALGHGGFCSGCPECTYPMCPFGK; this is translated from the coding sequence ATGAAAACCATACATGTTCATGACGCAGTGGGTAGTGTTCTTTGTCACGATATAACGCGGATTGTACCCGGTGAGAGCAAGGGGCCGATCTTCAGCAAGGGCCATGTGGTACGGCCCGAAGATATCAAGGTGCTGCTCGAAGTAGGCAAGGAGCATCTTTATGTTTTCGAACCGCTCCCCGGCATGGTTCATGAAAATGACGCCGCCTCCCGCATTGTGGCCGCCACGGTGGGCAAAAACCTTGTGGCCGGGGAACCCAGGGAAGGGCGCATCGATCTTTTGGCCGCATGTGACGGCCTGTTGCGTATTGACGTGCCTGCGCTGACCAGGATCAACAGTCTGGGCGAAATTACCATAGCCACGCTGCACAGCATGCAGTTTGTGGCCAAGGGGCGGGCTGTGGCGGGCACGCGCGTGGTGCCGCTCATGATTGAGGAAGAAAAGCTGCGCCGCATGGAGGCCAGCGTCAGTGGCCCCGTCATGGAGGTGCTGCCTCTTGCGCACGCCAGGGTGGGCGTGGTGACCACTGGCAGTGAAGTGTACTACGGCCGCATTCAGGACGCCTTTGGGCCAGTGCTGCAAAAAAAGTTCGCCAAACTGGGCAGTACTGTCATGGGGCAGACCCTCACCAGTGACGAGGTGTCCATGACGGCGTCCGCCATTGTGGATTTTTTGCATCAGGGCGCGGACATGATCGTGGTCACGGGCGGCATGTCCGTTGACCCGGACGATCGCACGCCCACGGCCATCCGCGCTTCCGGAGCGGAAGTGCTCAGTTACGGCGCGCCCGTATATCCGGGAGCCATGTTTCTTCTGGCCTATGCAACCGGACCGCGCGGCTCCGTGCCCGTTTTGGGTCTGCCGGGCTGCGTCATGTACCACAAGGCCAGTATTTTCGACCTGGTGGTGCCGCGCCTGCTGGCCGGCAT